In one window of Rhinopithecus roxellana isolate Shanxi Qingling chromosome 15, ASM756505v1, whole genome shotgun sequence DNA:
- the LOC104664715 gene encoding LOW QUALITY PROTEIN: NADH dehydrogenase [ubiquinone] iron-sulfur protein 2, mitochondrial-like (The sequence of the model RefSeq protein was modified relative to this genomic sequence to represent the inferred CDS: substituted 1 base at 1 genomic stop codon) yields MYPRKETPHWKPPPWNDVNPPKDTMVKNMTLNFGPQHPAVHGVLRLVMELNGEMVRKCDPHIGLLHRGTEKLIEYKTYLQALPHFDRLDFVSMMCNEXAYSLAVEKLLNIRPPPRAQWIRVLFGEITWLLNHIMAVTTHALDLGAMIPFFWLFEEREKMFEFYERLSGARMHAAYIRPGRLHQDLPLGLMDDIYEFSKNVSLWLDELEEMLTNNRIWRNRTIDIGAVTAEAALNYGFSGVMLRGSGIQWDLRKTQPYNVYNQVDFDVPVGSRGDCYDRCLCQVEEMRQSLRIIAQCLNKMPPGEIKVDDAKVSPPKRAEMKTSMESLIHHFKLYTEGYQVPPGATYTAIEAPKGELRVYPVSDGSSRPYRCKIKAPGFAHLAGLDKMSKGHMLADVVAIIGTQDIVFGEVDQ; encoded by the coding sequence ATGTACCCAAGAAAAGAAACACCCCACTGGAAGCCTCCACCTTGGAATGATGTGAACCCTCCAAAGGACACAATGGTGAAGAACATGACCCTGAACTTTGGGCCCCAACACCCAGCAGTGCATGGTGTCCTGCGACTAGTGATGGAATTGAATGGGGAGATGGTGCGGAAGTGTGATCCTCACATTGGGCTCCTGCACCGAGGCACTGAGAAGCTCATTGAATACAAGACCTATCTTCAGGCCCTTCCACACTTTGACCGGCTAGATTTTGTGTCCATGATGTGTAATGAATAGGCCTATTCTCTAGCTGTGGAGAAGTTGCTAAACATCCGGCCTCCTCCCCGGGCACAGTGGATCCGAGTGCTGTTTGGAGAAATCACATGGCTGTTGAACCACATCATGGCTGTGACCACACATGCCCTGGATCTTGGGGCCATGATCCCTTTCTTCTGGCTGTTTGAAGAAAGGGAGAAGATGTTTGAGTTCTACGAGCGATTGTCTGGAGCCCGAATGCATGCTGCTTATATCCGGCCAGGAAGATTGCACCAGGACCTACCCCTTGGGCTTATGGATGACATTTATGAGTTTTCTAAGAACGTCTCTCTTTGGCTTGATGAGTTGGAGGAGATGCTGACCAACAATAGGATCTGGCGAAATCGGACAATTGACATTGGGGCTGTAACAGCAGAAGCAGCACTTAACTATGGCTTTAGTGGAGTGATGCTTCGGGGCTCAGGCATCCAGTGGGACCTGCGGAAGACCCAGCCCTATAATGTTTACAACCAGGTTGACTTTGATGTTCCTGTTGGTTCTCGAGGGGACTGCTATGATAGGTGCCTATGCCAGGTGGAGGAGATGCGCCAGTCCCTGAGAATTATCGCACAGTGTCTAAACAAGATGCCTCCTGGGGAGATCAAGGTTGATGATGCCAAAGTGTCTCCACCTAAGCGAGCAGAGATGAAGACTTCCATGGAGTCACTGATTCATCACTTTAAGTTGTATACTGAGGGCTACCAAGTTCCTCCAGGAGCCACATATACTGCCATTGAGGCTCCCAAGGGAGAGTTGAGGGTATACCCGGTATCTGATGGCAGCAGCCGCCCTTATCGATGCAAGATCAAGGCTCCTGGTTTTGCCCATCTGGCTGGTTTGGACAAGATGTCTAAGGGACACATGTTGGCAGATGTCGTTGCCATCATAGGTACCCAAGATATTGTATTTGGAGAAGTAGATCAGTGA